TTTTCTATTTAGCTTCGATCTCGAACTGTTGTGTGGCCTGGGCGGTTTTCTCCACGTCGTAGAGGAACTCGAAGTAGGATTTGTGGAAGTGGTGCAGACGAACGAAACCGTCTTCTCCTCCAGATGCGTAGCACGTTCCTTTAGGATGCACGGCCACATAGTTCAGCGGGCCGAAATGGCCCTTTACACGGCCAATTTCCTCCTCGAATATCTTGTGGTAGAACCTCGACTCGAACTTACCCTCCGACAGCGACGTGGTGGTCACCTCTCGGGCGTCCTGACCTCCTCCCAgaatcacaaactccttgaCCGGCGTGATGCATGCGGAGTTCATCGGCACGTCCGCAGTGTACCGCTTGAGCAGAGACAGACGGTCAACGTCGTACAAGCACGCAGTCTTGTCCTTGGAAGAAACAATGAAATACGTCTTGTCGGGCGAAAACTGCAGGTCTGTCAGCAACATTTCCTGATTTTTCGTACTGCCTAGCAGCTCGCCCGTCTTGGCATCATACTTGCTCACTTTTCCGTCTGCGTGGGCAGCCAAAATGTAGAATGCTCCGTACGACCAGCCTGCCACGGTGAATCTCGAGGCAGGGCCGTCCTCGTTGACGATTTCCAGCTTCGGAGTAGATGGTTGCGCGTTCTGTGTGTGATCGATGTCGAAAATCTTGATTTTACCCGTCTGGCCCATCACCTGGTCGGTAACTATCAACACCTGGTTGCCGTCCGGGCTGAACTCGACTCTTTTAACCGGCGACTCCAGCGTCCATGTGTGAATACATTGCCCGTTCTGTGCCTTCCACAGCTTGGCAGTAAAATCAGCGCTACCAGTCACAGCGTAGTCGGTCTCGGGATCGATGTCAATCGACCAGATGGTACCGTTGTGTCCAACAAAAGTCCCCAGTCTCTCGCCGTTCGACGAGTACCAGACAGACGCCTCTTTACCTTtcgaaacagaaaaaagaaggTCTCCCTCCCTGTTGAACTTCACTTGGGTCAACGAACGGTCGTGACCCTTTAACATCAAAGGTCTCATCATGGTTGGTgaaatatttaattttccTGAAATTTTTTACCCACTAATAAAAAGGTCGTGCGTGCGCAATCTACATCTGTGTAGCATCTCGTCTGGCCGTCTGTAACGTCCccagctgctgccaaaacgCACAAGCAGTCTCATCCTTATCTTTGTGTCCCCAGATTACCAttgtttttctgctctCGCAGAGTTCGCGTGTTTGGGCAGAAATGCTGCTCCCGTCCAACGCAACGCAGATGATGCTAGCCGCAAGTCTCTTTTTCGTGTTGGCATTGAAACTCGTCACCTGTAGTTCTCGCTCTGCCATGTGGCTCGTCACGGGCTCGCAAATTTCAATCTGCCAGTTCTGATATCGTTGCGTATTCCTGCGTTTCTCCAAATGCTCCTGAATGATCCGAAAATAGTCCTTTTGCGACTGGATCACGAGGACTATATAGTTAACCCCCATCAGTGCGGACTCGACAAACACGCACACCCGgtcctccaaaaagtcAGTCATGCAGCCGGCCAATTTATCTGGTACCTGCGCTTGTGGCTCCACCATGACCCGGAGCCTGCCTTGGTGTTCCATTATCTCATCTTCTATTTTGAGACGCGTGAGTCTCTCGCTGTTCACTTTCTCTTGGATCACAGAGTATTCTTCTTGCGCAGTTGTATAGTCTGTCTCAATGAAGAGCTCCACTTTCGCGCTCACTGCCTTTAGTTTCGAaaccagctcgtttttctgtgtctcGAGCGCCAACATCTGCTCATCCAGCGTTCCTTTGTAATTTTGCATTCTGTCAAGAGCAGCCTTATGTTTTTCGATTGTGCAgtccagctttttcaacgaTTCCTCCTTTTTCGACAATTCGTCTTTGGCTCGTCCCAACTTAGTTCTCAGCTCAAGAACCGCCCGCCGCGGCTCACATAAATCCTGTTCCTTCCGCTTATTCTTCGCCCTTATTTCAGTGTCCACCTCTGACAGCACATCGTTAAGTTTGCGCTTGTTATCTGCCTGCAACCGTCGCAATTCCTCCTCTAGCTCTGTATTCTGTATCTCTAATTTTCGCAGCTCCTGTACCCGTACACgatcctcctcctcatccCGTAGTGTGGTCTGCATCATTTCGTGTATCTGAAGCTCTACCTCCCGCACTTTTTCGCGCGATTtctcgtcgagctcctttttcttcacTTCCAAGAGTTTTTTGTTGTGTCGCACCTCGTTGTCTATACTTTTGTTCTTTATCACCAGCGTTTTGTCCAGATTCTCGTAGTTTGCCTTAAGATCACCTATCAGACTCTGTATCTTGCGTTTCTCGCGAATGATCTGGTTCTTCTCGTTTGTAAGCTCCTGGATCTGGGCCATCACCACGTTGATCTTCTGTATAAGCTGTGTGGTctgttgtttttccaggatCAAATCTTGGTCAACGTATGCCTCCAGAATGTCAATATATTCTTTGGGCGTTCGGTATTTAGCAGGGGCGGGCTCCACATTAGTTGAGGACGGCATGGGAAGTATGCTTCTAGAGCTATTCCCCCCGCTAATGTGTCGTAGCGACCCAGTGGGTGTCACGGTTCGTCGCGGAATAAGAGATTTGCGACGGCTGCTGATGTTGCCGTTGCTCATTTTGAAGGGAATACCTGTCCAACAAGATAAATGAGCTctattttcttcttgttaTATATCAATATTTACTATTTACGTTTTGTTGCGAGGCTGTGGAGGCTAGTGATTTTCTAACTGAATTTATTGAGCACTAATAGCTTGAAAGAGCAATACGAAGCGGAAATACATTACACCCCTGACGTGATCCTTCTCGGAGCAGAGACCTTTCTCACCCCAACGTTGCCTATCACTTTCTCGTTGGAGCTTGACAATCTAGAGCCATTTCCTCTCACCTTTCCCTCCTTGGATCCCAAAGAGGCTCTCTGCTTGGGCATAGTCAAAATAGCTGACTCGTTGGATGCCGAATGCGTAGGAGATGACGAAATTGTAGTGGTCGTAGTCGTGGTTGTCGACACGCGGCGGAAGTAGGGAGATCCTTGCGGACTGGTTTTCTTCGTCTTTTCAG
The sequence above is a segment of the Ogataea parapolymorpha DL-1 chromosome I, whole genome shotgun sequence genome. Coding sequences within it:
- a CDS encoding Eukaryotic translation initiation factor 3 subunit I → MMRPLMLKGHDRSLTQVKFNREGDLLFSVSKGKEASVWYSSNGERLGTFVGHNGTIWSIDIDPETDYAVTGSADFTAKLWKAQNGQCIHTWTLESPVKRVEFSPDGNQVLIVTDQVMGQTGKIKIFDIDHTQNAQPSTPKLEIVNEDGPASRFTVAGWSYGAFYILAAHADGKVSKYDAKTGELLGSTKNQEMLLTDLQFSPDKTYFIVSSKDKTACLYDVDRLSLLKRYTADVPMNSACITPVKEFVILGGGQDAREVTTTSLSEGKFESRFYHKIFEEEIGRVKGHFGPLNYVAVHPKGTCYASGGEDGFVRLHHFHKSYFEFLYDVEKTAQATQQFEIEAK